From a single Gavia stellata isolate bGavSte3 chromosome 5, bGavSte3.hap2, whole genome shotgun sequence genomic region:
- the CHIC2 gene encoding cysteine-rich hydrophobic domain-containing protein 2, giving the protein MADFDEIYEEEEDEERALEEQLLKYSPDPVVVRGSGHVTVFGLSNKFEAEFPSSLTGKVAPEEFKASISRVNSCLKKNLPVNVRWLLCGCLCCCCTLGCSMWPVICLSKRTRRSIEKLLEWENNRLYHKLCLHWRLSKRKCETNNMMEYVILIEFLPKTPIFRPD; this is encoded by the exons ATGGCGGACTTTGACGAGATCtacgaggaggaggaggacgaggagcGGGCgctggaggagcagctcctcAAGTACTCCCCCGACCCGGTGGTGGTGCGCGGCTCCGGCCATGTCACCGT gtTTGGACTAAGCAACAAATTTGAAGCAGAATTTCCTTCATCTTTAACTGGAAAG GTTGCACCTGAAGAATTTAAAGCCAGCATCAGTAGAGTTAACAGTTGTCTTAAGAAGAACCTTCCAGTTAATGTACGATGGCTACTATGTGgatgcctttgctgctgctgcactttAGGTTGTAGTATGTGGCCAGTTATCTGCCTCAGTAAAAGA ACACGAAGATCGATTGAGAAGTTATTAGAATGGGAAAACAATAGGTTATACCACAAG CTGTGCTTGCATTGGAGACtaagcaaaaggaaatgtgaAACGAATAACATGATGGAATAT